Proteins encoded within one genomic window of Saccharopolyspora pogona:
- a CDS encoding nitrilase-related carbon-nitrogen hydrolase gives MVVFPEASMFAWDSSAEQLKAAASVGTEFIERVSEIAVREHLHVIAGVFADVGDVRPRNRLIVVGPDGSLRGAYDKVHLFDAFSWRESDKVSPADTRGDLSELCTFVIDGFTVGLLNCYDLRFPEMGRALVDRGAEVLAVSAAWVAGPLKEMHWNVLLRARATLPDTLRR, from the coding sequence CTGGTGGTGTTCCCCGAGGCGTCGATGTTCGCCTGGGACTCCTCCGCCGAGCAGCTCAAGGCAGCCGCTTCGGTGGGTACGGAGTTCATCGAGCGAGTCAGCGAGATCGCCGTACGCGAGCATTTGCACGTGATCGCTGGCGTCTTCGCCGATGTTGGTGACGTGCGCCCCCGGAACAGGCTGATCGTCGTGGGGCCGGACGGGAGCCTCCGCGGGGCCTACGACAAGGTGCACCTTTTCGACGCGTTCTCATGGCGCGAATCGGACAAGGTCAGCCCGGCCGATACCCGCGGTGACCTGTCCGAACTGTGCACCTTCGTCATCGATGGGTTCACCGTCGGCCTGCTCAACTGCTACGACCTTCGATTTCCGGAGATGGGTCGGGCGCTGGTCGATCGCGGCGCCGAGGTTCTCGCAGTCAGCGCCGCGTGGGTAGCCGGCCCGCTCAAGGAGATGCACTGGAACGTGCTTCTGCGAGCACGGGCCACGCTACCGGACACCCTTCGACGATGA
- a CDS encoding ABC transporter substrate-binding protein produces the protein MRSTGAVFDDGLFVSSFYSVYAFAYNTKVVPPAQAPTEWSDLLDDRYRDAIGTVQIGAGSYNLSLMDFLIRNFGADYLNRLGTQKPTVYDSVAVEMEALSRGEIAAATVGLNNGIALPRSGAPTPYGADVGQRPSGAGLPVAIPAASTVLVLRGFPSGCHDATRRHPTMLGNQVPGRPTWLSPACQVPSRQAIPTRNDTSLPSSPNSWAPEAAGE, from the coding sequence CTGCGCTCGACCGGCGCGGTCTTCGACGACGGCCTGTTCGTCTCGAGCTTCTACTCGGTGTACGCCTTCGCCTACAACACAAAGGTGGTTCCACCGGCGCAGGCACCCACCGAATGGTCCGACCTGCTGGACGACCGCTACCGCGATGCGATCGGCACGGTGCAGATCGGAGCAGGCAGCTACAACCTTTCGCTGATGGACTTCCTCATCCGCAACTTCGGAGCGGACTACCTCAACCGGCTGGGCACGCAGAAACCGACCGTCTACGACAGTGTCGCGGTCGAGATGGAGGCGCTGAGCCGCGGCGAGATCGCAGCCGCGACGGTCGGGCTCAACAACGGGATCGCCCTGCCACGGTCTGGCGCACCGACACCTTACGGTGCCGACGTTGGCCAGCGCCCGTCCGGCGCTGGTCTTCCCGTGGCGATACCCGCCGCCAGCACAGTGCTGGTCTTACGTGGGTTTCCATCGGGCTGTCACGACGCAACTCGCCGCCACCCAACCATGTTGGGAAACCAAGTTCCTGGCAGACCGACTTGGCTCTCGCCAGCCTGCCAGGTTCCTTCACGGCAAGCCATACCAACCCGAAACGACACATCCTTACCCAGCTCCCCG